The DNA window CACCGGGCTTGGACTAAATTTTACCAAGCAAATCATGGAGATGCATGGGGGTAGCCTAAGTGTAAGCAATACCCCTTCTGGGGCTTTAGTAAGCCTTCTTTTTCATACTCACTGAGCGCAGCTCAGTACGAGAAGGTCTATTTTAATACATTAAGGGCCTTCTTCGTAATTCATCAACTTTTCATAGTTTTTTCATCATCCATTCATAGCGTCTGTCTACTTTGGTTCTTGAAGGGATAGTCCCTTATTTAACTTTTTAGAAAGAATTTTATGAACGACACAAAACCAAAAAAAGCATTTTCGGCAGGAGCTAAACTTTTTGCCATTTCATTATTAAGCGTTTTATTACTCATTCCCATTGCCTTTCTTTTTATATTAAATCTTGATCGTAAAAAGAACCATACAGAAGCCGAGCAAAGCATTGAAAACCTCTGGGGTGGGCCACAAATGCTTGCAGGGCCTTTTATTGTAGTCCCCTATAAAACTGTAGAATGGGTTACACAAGAAACCTATAACAGTGTCCAATCTCGCTATATAAAAACTACAGCCCAAAAAGATGTCATCGATTTTCTTTATTTCTGGCCAGAAAATATCAACATCAAGGCATCCATGAACGCTCAAAAAAGAAAAAGAGGGCTTCACAAAATTGTGGTCAATGAAAGTAGCATTCACTTTGACGGCAGTTATCTGCCCCTTGATTTTACCAAGAAAAAAATAGCCCCCGAAAATATCCTGTGGGACGATAGCTTTATTTTCATCAAAGCCACATCTCTCAAAGGCTTCACCAATACAGTAAGCCTCACCATTGATCAAAATACTACAGAGCTAAATCAGGCTGAACCTCCCGTATCTGACTTGACCGCCTCGTATTTTAAAAAAATGAACAAAGAAGCAATCTACGGCAAATTAAGCTTGGCAACACTGGAACTTCTGAAAGCAAAAAATACAACATTTAGCACCAATTTTAACATTCGCTCTTCGGGTAATCTGGCTTTTGTACCGCTTTCTAAACGCATGAGTATAAATTTAGACTCAAATTGGTCTTCCCCTAGTTTTTTTGGAGACTATGCTTCCGATTACAAGATTACCCAAACCGGCTTTACAGCCAATTGGCAAATTATTCAGGCACTATCCACCATGGATGACGACAAACTGGACAATGTCCTCTTTAAGGGAGAAACTTTTTCTCCCAAATTGGGCGTCAATCTAATAGAACCGGTTGATTTATACACCACCTCCGAGCGCTGCCTCAAATACGGCTTTTTGTTTATCTTTCTTACCTTCACACTCTACTTTTTATGTGAGGTTATTTTTGGACTGCGCATCCATGCACTCCAATACATTCAGGTAGGCTTAGGTTTGTGCGTGTTTTATCTATTGTTACTCGCTCTTTCCGAACACATCAGCTTTAACCTGGCCTATCTCACAGCTGCAACGGCCATCACAGGATTAATTACAGGATACAGTTACTTTGTTATCAAAG is part of the bacterium genome and encodes:
- a CDS encoding cell envelope integrity protein CreD, whose translation is MNDTKPKKAFSAGAKLFAISLLSVLLLIPIAFLFILNLDRKKNHTEAEQSIENLWGGPQMLAGPFIVVPYKTVEWVTQETYNSVQSRYIKTTAQKDVIDFLYFWPENINIKASMNAQKRKRGLHKIVVNESSIHFDGSYLPLDFTKKKIAPENILWDDSFIFIKATSLKGFTNTVSLTIDQNTTELNQAEPPVSDLTASYFKKMNKEAIYGKLSLATLELLKAKNTTFSTNFNIRSSGNLAFVPLSKRMSINLDSNWSSPSFFGDYASDYKITQTGFTANWQIIQALSTMDDDKLDNVLFKGETFSPKLGVNLIEPVDLYTTSERCLKYGFLFIFLTFTLYFLCEVIFGLRIHALQYIQVGLGLCVFYLLLLALSEHISFNLAYLTAATAITGLITGYSYFVIKVKKAVLSLGTFLVGLYGFLYVLIMAESYALLMGSVGIFALLAVIMTITRNINWYELGKN